TTTTCTGAAGATATCATAAATATGCAAGATACCAAGTGTTTCTAAAAGTGTTAATTCCTGCAATAATCCGGGGCAAGAAACAATATTTGTTAAATTGAGGCAGCAAATCATGACCCAAGATGAGTTAAAACTCGCGGTGGCACAAGCCGCAATAGCATATGTCCCGGCGAATTGTATCGTGGGCGTGGGTACCGGCTCGACGGCCAATTTCTTTATAGACGAACTGGGAAAAATCAAGAAAAAAATATGCGGTGCAGTGGCCAGCTCCGAGGCTTCAGCGCAACGCTTAAAAGAACATGACATCCAAGTGGTTTCGCTGAATGATATAGGTAGCTTATCTATTTATGTGGATGGAGCAGACGAGATTACACGTCATTTGCATATGATTAAGGGCGGTGGCGGCGCGTTGACGCGCGAAAAAATAGTAGCCGCTGCGAGCAAAAAGTTTGTTTGTTTGTGCGATTCCAGCAAGCTAGTGGATGTTCTTGGAAACTTCCCATTGCCGCTGGAGGTGATCCCCATGGCCAGCAGTTATGTGGCACGCCAGATGGTGTTGCTGGGTGGTCAGCCCAAATTGCGTGAGGGTTTTGTGACTGACAACGGCAACCTCATTCTTGATGTATCTGGCCTAAAAATATTAAATCCGATAGAGCTGGAAATGACAATAAATAATATTACAGGGGTGGTCACCAATGGCCTGTTTGCGCGTCGTGGAGCGGACGTACTGCTACTGGGAACTGCAAGCGGAGTACAGACTCTTACTGCTTAGTCTGTGACAAAATTGTCACAGCACGCGAGTAGTATCGCCTAATCTAGCCATTAAAAGGATCTGAATCATGGTCTCCACTGAACATACCTCCAAGCAATTTGATGCCGAACTGGAAGCGGTGCGTGCGCGCGTATTACAAATGGGTGGACTGGTGGAGAGTCAAATTCGATTCGCTATTGAGGCGCTGGTTAATGGCGATGTGCCGCTGATGAATCGCATTATTAATGATGATCATCGTGTTAACGCGATGGAAGTAGAAATCGACGAGAGCTGTAACCAGATTATTGCTCGCCGCCAGCCGGCCGCAGGTGACTTGCGTATGGTGATGACGGTGATCAAGACGATTACTGATCTCGAACGTATCGGCGACGAAGCGGAAAAAATTGCACGCATGGGCAAGCTGCTGTCACAGAGAAACAGTCTTATCCTGCCGCGTTATACGGAGATCAAGCATGCCGCAGACCTCGCTCTGGACATGCTACGTAAATCGCTGGATGCCTTTGCTCGTCTTGATCTTGCCTACGCTGCTCAGGTGGTACGTCAAGATGAGTTGGTGGATGAGGAATTCCGCACCATCATGCGCTACCTCATCACCTTCATGATGGAAGACCCGCGCACCATCTCCACTGCATTGGAAATTCTGTTCGTCGCCAAGGCCATTGAGCGCATTGGTGATCATGCCAAGAACATGTCCGAATATGTGGTTTATATGGTCAAGGGTAAGGACGTGCGCCATGTCACCGTGGAAGAAATTGAGCGCGAAGTTTTAGAGTAACTTGCCGGAAGTACGCTTACACACCATCATCATGGCAGGAAACAATCTCTTGTTCGAGAAGTTCATACCCGCAGTAATTAACTTCAATTTTATAGCTGTCACCGGCAAAAACGTTCCCCGGGAATTGAGCTCTTACCAATCTTAGTAAGCTGGAATATCTGCGTATCCAGGCTATCAAGTCATCTGCAAGTGATCCAGCCCCGCCATTATGTCGATATCCTTGGAACTTTGACTTTCCAGCTTAATACGCAGGCGCAGGTCATTGACCGAATCAGCATTCTTTAGCGCTTCTTCATAACTGATCAGATTGGCTTCGTGCAGATCGAACAGCGCTTGATCAAAGGTCTGCATCCCAAGCTCACGCGATTTAGACATCACGCCCTTGATTGCAAGCACCTCACCCTTGAAAATCAAATCAGAGATGAGCGGTGAATTGAGCATGATTTCCATGGCCACTGAACGGCCTATCCCATCCACACGCGGGATTAGGCGCTGTGAAATAAGTGCCTTGATATTGAGAGACAAATCCATTAACAATTGCTCGCGACGCTCTTCCGGGAAGAAGTTGATAATGCGATCCAGTGCCTGATTCGCACTGTTAGCGTGTAGAGTGGCCATACACAGATGGCCAGTCTCGGCAAACGTCACAGCATATTCCATGGTTTCACGGTCGCGTATCTCACCGATGAAAATGACATCCGGCGCTTGACGCAACGTGTTTTTCAATGCGACGTGCCAAGAATCCGTGTCCACCCCAACTTCGCGGTGAGTGATGAGGCAGTTGATGTGCTCATGCACAAACTCTACCGGATCTTCAATAGTGATGATGTGACCGTAAGTATTCTGGTTACGGTAGCCAAGCATGGCTGCCAATGTTGTAGATTTGCCGCTGCCAGTACCACCGACCAGGATGACCAGCCCGCGTTTGGTCATTGCCACATCCTTTAGTACTTCTGGCATCCCCATTTGAGTAAGATCAGGAATCTTGGTGGTGATGGTGCGCAACACCATGCCTATACGCTGCTGTTGCATAAACACATTAACGCGGAAGCGGCCAATGCCAGCCGGACTGATCGCAAAGTTACATTCGTGTGACGCTTCGAATTCAGCGGCTTGACGGTCGTTCATGATGCTGTTCGCTAATTCCATAGTGTGTTGTGGTGTCAGCACCTGTTGTGAAACGGGGGTCATCTTGCCGTCCACCTTGAATGCGGGCGGGAATCCGGTTGTAATAAACAGGTCGGAGGCCTTCTGGGTAATCATCCCTCGCAACAGATTATGCATTAGCTCGGTAGCCTGATCTCTTTCCATGATGAACCCCTGATAATCCACTGATTAACCGACAAACGTATCCTTGTTAGCTGCCTTGGTGCGCGCTTCTGCAGATGATACAACGTTGCGTTTGACCAGATCTTGCAGGCATTGATCCAGCGTCTGCATTCCGAGAGCACCGCCGGTCTGGATGGAAGAATACATCTGTGGCACCTTGGCTTCCCGAATCAGATTGCGGATGGCTGGAGTACAAATCATAATTTCATGGGCTGCCACACGCCCGGCACCATCTTTGGTTTTAAGTAAGGTTTGGGAAATAACTGCTCGCAATGATTCTGACAACATGGCGCGCACCATTTCTTTTTCGTCCGCGGGGAAAACGTCAATGATGCGGTCGATGGTCTTGGCCGCAGAACTGGTATGCAGTGTTCCAAATACCAAATGACCTGTTTCAGCCGCGGACATGGCCAGACGTATAGTTTCCAAGTCGCGCATTTCACCTACCAGGATAATGTCTGGATCTTCGCGCAATGCGCTACGTAAAGCGTTTTGAAATGAAAGTGTATGCGCGCCAACTTCGCGCTGGTTGACCAAACACTTTTTACTTTCATGCACAAATTCAATCGGATCCTCCACAGTCAAAATGTGCCCCATTTCATGTTCGTTGCGATGATTTACCATCGCTGCCAACGTGGTGGACTTACCCGATCCGGTTGGGCCTGTCACTAACACCATGCCACGCGGGTAATCGGAAATAGTC
This genomic interval from Candidatus Nitrotoga sp. AM1P contains the following:
- the rpiA gene encoding ribose-5-phosphate isomerase RpiA, coding for MTQDELKLAVAQAAIAYVPANCIVGVGTGSTANFFIDELGKIKKKICGAVASSEASAQRLKEHDIQVVSLNDIGSLSIYVDGADEITRHLHMIKGGGGALTREKIVAAASKKFVCLCDSSKLVDVLGNFPLPLEVIPMASSYVARQMVLLGGQPKLREGFVTDNGNLILDVSGLKILNPIELEMTINNITGVVTNGLFARRGADVLLLGTASGVQTLTA
- the phoU gene encoding phosphate signaling complex protein PhoU, coding for MVSTEHTSKQFDAELEAVRARVLQMGGLVESQIRFAIEALVNGDVPLMNRIINDDHRVNAMEVEIDESCNQIIARRQPAAGDLRMVMTVIKTITDLERIGDEAEKIARMGKLLSQRNSLILPRYTEIKHAADLALDMLRKSLDAFARLDLAYAAQVVRQDELVDEEFRTIMRYLITFMMEDPRTISTALEILFVAKAIERIGDHAKNMSEYVVYMVKGKDVRHVTVEEIEREVLE
- a CDS encoding PilT/PilU family type 4a pilus ATPase — protein: MERDQATELMHNLLRGMITQKASDLFITTGFPPAFKVDGKMTPVSQQVLTPQHTMELANSIMNDRQAAEFEASHECNFAISPAGIGRFRVNVFMQQQRIGMVLRTITTKIPDLTQMGMPEVLKDVAMTKRGLVILVGGTGSGKSTTLAAMLGYRNQNTYGHIITIEDPVEFVHEHINCLITHREVGVDTDSWHVALKNTLRQAPDVIFIGEIRDRETMEYAVTFAETGHLCMATLHANSANQALDRIINFFPEERREQLLMDLSLNIKALISQRLIPRVDGIGRSVAMEIMLNSPLISDLIFKGEVLAIKGVMSKSRELGMQTFDQALFDLHEANLISYEEALKNADSVNDLRLRIKLESQSSKDIDIMAGLDHLQMT
- a CDS encoding type IV pilus twitching motility protein PilT; the protein is MDITELLAFGVKNKASDLHLSAGLPPMIRVHGDIRKINLPVMLHTEVHAMVYDIMNDGQRKIYEENKEIDFSFEIPGLARFRVNAFVHQRGAGAVMRTIPSKILTLADLKAPKIFETISDYPRGMVLVTGPTGSGKSTTLAAMVNHRNEHEMGHILTVEDPIEFVHESKKCLVNQREVGAHTLSFQNALRSALREDPDIILVGEMRDLETIRLAMSAAETGHLVFGTLHTSSAAKTIDRIIDVFPADEKEMVRAMLSESLRAVISQTLLKTKDGAGRVAAHEIMICTPAIRNLIREAKVPQMYSSIQTGGALGMQTLDQCLQDLVKRNVVSSAEARTKAANKDTFVG